Genomic DNA from Cydia fagiglandana chromosome 3, ilCydFagi1.1, whole genome shotgun sequence:
ATTGAGTAAAAAACAAGTAAATTTTACATTGTTATGTATACCTACCGCGAGTCGGACTTTGACCGATAACTATGATAGGAACGCAATAATAAGATCAAATAGGCACTTGTTTTTACTACACTTGTACTTTTGTGAcgtgaaataataattattaagtgtatcccattttatttaatacactGTGTTTCAACTAAAGAAAAATGAACGCCTGTTTTAAAAACTTTGAAAACCTGCTTCATGCCTATAATAATACGTAATACAATAATCAATTTTGCATAATGTGAAGATAAAATTTTTAGAAAACATCTAATTTCCATAtcgtatataatatttttaaataaaattataggtattatataccAGCTAATTTTTAGGGGGTTAtacgcagatggtctagaacgcaaaatgactagtgtgttgttttgcctaaatcgcaattagtctacatcgcaaacggtctagaacgcaaaatgcccgaattATTCATCGCAAAGAGGGACATGATTGCCTTCCATATATACCACCAAGACTGGGAGAAGCTCGCAGAGCAGCGGACGGAATGGCGCAAACGTGTTGTGGAGGGTCGCAAGTTTTGTGATGAGACCTGGTTCGCCGCACTCGCTGACAAGAGGCAAAGACGACGATAAGGTGTCTCAGTACCGGTTTCCGCAAACTTCTCTTGTCAgacctgtggtagaccatgtcgatctcgcatcggtctatttagccaccaaaaacggtgttacaccataaatcgtctgatatagacgaaaaggcctatgatgatgatagCGATGTcaacggagccccgcttccgcggggctcctattctgtgctgattggccttcggccatttgaagatacctaacctacctatgtaaaatgtggtaATATAAAAactgggcattttgcgttctagaccgtttacgatgtagactaattgcgatttaggcaaaacaacacactagtcattttgcgttctagaccatctgcggataacccattTTTAGGTCATCTCCGAGACTCATTGTTATTACAAATTACAAGTTCAACGCTTCGTCATATTACTATTTTAGATAACAAGATTGTTTCCATTTAAACCGACTGACTTTTGATCTCAGACTCATCATATTTCCACACTTATCAGGACACACCCATTTGTAATAAATTACGTCATATAATATCTTTAGTTTAACCATTGTACTTAGTACGGTTAGATTGACATGAAATAACTTGACTACTTATGTATAGTTCAATAAAGGAAAAAATAgctttattgttattattgtataaaaaaaaaaccataaaatacgTGTTCAGAACAACATGTTCGTTCTAAGAATATATCTGCTTTATTAAATGCACTACTATATTACACAGATAGCAAGCAAAATAGAAAAGTGTTATGCTTTTATTCCCGTAAAAAATATTTGCAGCTCTTTGGTATATTGGATATATTTTCATGTTATAACTTTACTGTAGTTGATGACATTCGTAACTAggtgccgtattcgaactttaagatacgtcaattaatagatctcgaaactcggagtaattaacaatggagccgccattaacaggcgttcccctctgtcgaaaataggcggccaatggtcaacctcatgtcaaccatatgtatggactgacgtttatctgacatgacgtccctatacatttgatgtgcccctccccagcaaaaaacggcagactattttgtaccgaaaattttagacatggcgtctccgttggttatatcctccaagtctcgaaacaatatggattagatgtgtcagtgtcaaatgtggtgtttttgtttgaagaaacgtcacatttgacactgacatatctaatccatatcttttctagatctagttattaactgacgtatcttaaagttggaatcgggccgttcgttttgtaaatatatacgcatgcattatagtatgaaaattgaaagaaagaagaagaaagaaaatGTATTAACCTATAAAcattatccctatattttataATCTTGACCAGATTACTGTAACTTAATAACTAAACATTTGCTGTGACAAATGGTTTGGGCGTCAGCATAATGCCAGCATCAAATCAGCACGAGTGACACTGCAGCGCTGCACTTAATAATGCCTTGGAAATTTTTGTTGCAGAATActgtcatttaatttaattatactaATGTGTTGAAGATAATAGAGATGACTATTACGGAAAAAAACTCACTAGTGCCGCGTGTTGAGAAAAGGGTGAAGTTAATACCACCGGATGGAGGTTGGGGTTGGATGGTGTTGCTGGGAGTCGCCGTGTGTAATGTGAGTGATCATTTGATTAATatgaattaataatattatcattaataataatatatatcttacctTAACATCTCGCTCTACTAACAACGGTTAAATTAGCGCTAACTCTCTAATTAAAGCTAGCTTTCCGAAAGGCCTtagtgaaaacgcgttttcacaAGTTGAAACAATTTTAACTGTAGAAATATTGCAGCATTAAAAAAGACAGCAGTTCTCAATTCTTAAGACTATATTTTCTACAGGGATCTAACTAAATCCAAAGGGAAAATACTCGAaggattaataaattatttgtaatcCACTTGGCATGTCCCCATTCTTGGCTGATAGTGATAACCTTAAGGACGGTATTGTCTTGTTATCGACTGTGATATACCGACTCATAATGACGAGATTCAATTGTTTTCATCATCCCGCTTAAGCAACTACAAAGCAAACAGGATATTTTTACAATTTATCTTGCTATCGATAGAGTCGACCACCCCGAAGGCCGCTGTGTTTACGCTAGGTTGTAACTAATAGCGATTGTAGTATCTTTTTATCGGAGCCTGATATCGgggttatataaataataacagtATCTATTTGAACCGATCTATAACATCCAAACTGTAGCTATTTCATTTACATGATGTAAGTGAAATATTTGAGATGTAGGTCAAAAAACAAAAATAGGCCTTGATctaatttttttaaaacaataaatctTTTGTTTATAGGTAATTTATCCTTTTCTGTATCCGTTAAGGGCACCGTAAGCTATAGGATTTTATTACCCTTAGGTACCCTCCCTAGTATAGCACATTGCCGATGCAATGCTTTCGTTTGTATTGTACCGgccctaatatttattaaaaaaaaaatactatatttaatcACAATGTCGTAAACATACGAGTATGTTATTGTGATTGATTTGTGATTTCAAAAACACCGATATCtaacaaatattattaaaaacagTGTGGGATCGTTCCGATATGATCTTTTAAGAAAatagaaaaacataattatcAATGAGTCTCCAATtatgttttttgttgttttgtttacaaaataaattctaGTACTGTCATATGAGAACATTCAAGCCGTCACGTACGTATAATTTATCAATGAAATTGTCAGCGATATGCCCATTTCCGCTGCTGCAGTCACTTCtttctgtatgtatgtatgttcgcgataaactcaaaaactattcgtCAGATtctcatgcggttttcacctttcaatagagtgattcttgaggaaggttaagGTGTATAAACTATTAAGATTCTGTGTAACACATGTGAAGCCACAGAAATATTCAAATATCGAAACAGATTTCATTAATAGATACAGTTTCTAAGATTATTTAATATTTCGATCTTCCAACTGCCTAtaattgtttctaataatgcaTTAATTTTCAGATATTTAATCAGTCTATGCTGTCACTATTTAGTTTATTATATGGAGATCATTTAGAAGCCATGGGCCACAAAACATCAGGAGCGGCTATCGTCCTAAGTACAATGTTGTTTGTAACAAATTTCGGTGGCCCCATAGCCGGAGCGGTGCTTAAACTGACGTCACCCAGAATGGTGTCAGTTACTGGTGCATGTTTATGCACCTCGGGAATATTTTTAAGTGGTTATTCCACTAATATTTATCATTTGATTCTGACTTACGGCGTTTTATTGGGTAAGGCCTTTTttgctataaataaaaatagaagtCAGACTAGAAAAgtgtgcagcgattttaatagccctcGCAGTGTAAATGTTGTTTTTACGTCAAAATTTGATAGAAGTGTGacctttaaaataacacttgcactgtgtgggctatcaaaatcgctgcagacttttcttgttgTAACTCTATACATATTTTAtcgtaatttaaattattagtgACGTGACGAATAGTACTTTAATAAAGATGACAGCACTCACCATTAgtcagtgttggcatcaatctgaactaaatcaatccggattgatcaatcgaattgacgcgtcaatccgaattgatcaatccggattgatcaattcgaattgattcaattcagattgacgcgtcaatccgattgaatcaatcgggattaacgcatcaatcctcaattcggattaaatcaattctcaatctagattaaccatagtccctaagattacttttcaaaggtgtccttttttgggacttacttactggacttaaagtcgatatctgaggttcccagaggttcgaaaacatgttcctgatgtcagtattgactgatgtccctttttgggacatttttcgaaattggccgattacgttcatattcgtaatcgatgtcgaccataggtcccgaaagatgtcccttccatttcgggatatttttttaaattattcgttggcactttaaaacgatatctgagatttccaaaggttcacATGGTaggtaacatgtttccgacggcaatacagacgtagtttcctttttttttggacatttatgggacatttcttaaaattaacctattgcgttcaaaatcgatatctgaggtgcccaaaggtttcgaaacatgtttctgacggcaataccgagaagTGACTTTTTACCTACGCTAAGGTTCCGAATCATGTTTCCGACGGTAATATTCCGAGATGCCctattttgggacatttcttgaaaccaaccgattgcgttcaaaatgtatatctgaggtgcccaaaggttgcccaaaagaatgatttatttttattgaatgccTTGCGAGTATTACAGTAAGTATCGGGATATCCCCCGGTATTCACTGTAATACTGGCAAGGCTTTATATATTGAACTTTACTTGTTATTAtggatattatttattcatttatctcacaataacaatctgtcataaaaacataacaagcatcaaagcggagtcagttatgaagttgccccaaaaaatttttattaagctatgagcttcatcacatatgatctttgagtaattctaagcatttcaagcctgggaggcaataaggggagggggggtacaaagatggccgccacccgtcatcattcaaaaaaatctgttctggtcctggtggccactagggcaagtttggtatcattttcgtataaaccggagacgtagaattcattgctgatatttgtttttttcagcttcatagtaattttacaagaaaaacgtaaaaagatgaaaatttaggatggagatatttgctttgagagctaataacttttgtatagtggccaaaaatatcatataaaaaatactataataaagcgcaattcatgtagattctaaacatatacacgttgagtaatatcccactgcaaaaagatggtgaaaaaattattaaatgaccgcagcgcgggtagttggactttcgtttatcttgcggaccgtcgtttatcttacaaaatgatcgagtacgagtatctacgtaggtatgcttactttgctagattttatgatgacgaataaaatattttcatccagacataattcatcatacagacatatgagcgtgaacgggctcacacgagacgacgcccaggatcgcgcaaagtggaggaaagcaagtaggaaagcggaccctggcaaaggccgggataacgctaggtagaaggaaggaagacataattttatgcactttaattttaatgcacttgcaacgatttgagtggggcctagttttatttgaccggtgttttctgtaaggtggaggtaagtacgtacttccccagttgggctctgctcggttagatctggaatgacatccgctgtgctgtgccctaccacacaaagcgagatgacatttacagtgcccatacctctcttttgaacgtagtttaaggatatacccgggtccaaaattgggtccgagaaataactattataaatgaaattattctaataaaatagcgctcttatttttgctgataatattaaaacactatttatgagagaaattgtactacttaggaagaggcaaaatatttattttcacgataattttcatgctataactcactttaaataattttataggtacttacttgttgtttttaataaataacttcaacctgcacataacattcatttggatttgatttggtttgattttgtttgatattttacatttaatatttgcttcaggttggtgtggtgaaaaattctgtgtttcactcggcggcaaattttgtttaaccctcgttctttgaaacccttacaacgctcaagattccatttttcgaaccactcactacgctcgtggttcaattttgaaatcttccgcttgatcgggtatcaatattagcacgagcggttaaacaacaactttgccctcttgtaaaacaaataactattatgcggagaacttacatttagaaatcataacattcataacaactatgtatatttgtcatactaatataggttatgcaagtatgacttggtgacaaaccaacgaagccccgcctcgcggggcttctattttctgctctgagggataaaaggtaactaacgaacctaacctaacccaacctgaaattgcggttgtacatgaacttatttgttaagcgagccgccctcctctttagacatggggatacctgtgtctatttttttattctgtgtctattaaatacagaaagcattttattcgtcatcataaaatctagcaaagtaagcatagttacctacgtagatactcgtactcgaccattttgtaagataaacgccgcctagcgagagtccaactacccgcgctgcggtcatttaataattttttcaccatctttttgcagtagaatattactaaacatgtacatgtttagaagctgcatgaattgcactttattatagtattttttgtatgacacttttggccactatacaaaagttattatctctcaaagcaaaaacctccattacaaatttttatctttttacgtttttcttgcaaaattactatgaaactgaaaaaaacaaatatcagcaatgaattgtaagtcttcggtttatacgaaaatgataccaaacttgccctagtagccaccaagaccagaacagatttttttgaatgatgacgggtggcggccatctttgtaccccgccctcctcgactagacgcacgcttcttttcGCCttcgaggctagaaatgcttagaattactcagagatcatatgtgatgaagctcatagcttaataaaaattttttgggtcatatatggcagcgatccgtaactgactccagtagaAGGGAGCCcgaaatatgatattttttcattaatttagacataattataatatcgtaTAGAAGTTATCTTACAGATGTAttctcataattattttttatccatTAATCTTGCACACGAAAATAACAAAGTGAAATTTTTAAACCCACATAACATTGTTctagaataaaaaaatgtacctatagataTTCAATGTTAACCTTTACGACAAATAATAgttggtaaatgttacttaccgTAAGAACAACTGCGATGTCCAATCCTCAAAGTCACGCCAAGTTAATCGTATGAAACAGTCCAGAAGTAAATCCAAAAATCCGTATAACAAGCCAACGCCAAAAGAAAATCCACAGTCCAATTTAAAACAAACACACACAGTCACACACCAACAAACAACAAGGGTTGAAGACCGAATGTCTTATCTCTACTGGACTCAAACTGGACACCACTAGAACAATAAAAGGATTAGAATCAtgctatctctttcgcactcgtACGTTTTTAGAACGCATCTTGTTATCAGCAgggtaaagtaaagtaagtaggtacgcgGCTTAGGTGtggaatctaaatattgccgttgaaaccatgttttgcacctcagatatcgattatgaatgcaagcagtcactttcatagaatgtcactaaaatgtcccaaaacaggacacctttcaatattgcagttgaaaagatgtttagaaacctctggttacctcagatatcgattttaaacgcaatcgggtaatttctagaaatgtcccaaaaaagggcatctctcaatatttccctcagaaacaagtttcgaaacctttgggtacctcagatatcgattttgaacgctattggttaattttaaggaaagtcccgaaaatgttccaaaaaggacttCCTtcatattgccgtcggaaacatgtttcggaacctttggtaaactcagacaccgcctTTGAACGTATTTGGCTAGTTtcgaaaaatggcctaaataaaaaggacattaggtaggtacatacaaagtaatcgtcaatccgaattgacgattgaggattgaggattgaccgatcaattcgaattaacgattagtaatcgtcaatcctcaatcagtagatttagaattagtttcgtcaatcgtcaatcgtcaattcggattgatcggtcaatcctcaatcgtcaatcgtcaattcgaattgattttttgccaacactgccaTTAGtctacctaggtacctatacgAATAAAAAGAAATCACGTAGTGAAATTCCTTCTCTTTTTCGTATAGTAGCCGTGATAGGCATTGAaacacctacctacatatttttatattaaaggaagaaatcACCGCTTCGGGCATGGCTCGACCTTGCGacctttcttttatttttctttaatataaaaatatttagtgTAGGTCGCAGACGTATGGTttgcttgaaaaaaaaaattttttcaccacaccagctcagaaaggcttactttgcaattcaaaaactgatagcaaagttgcattttattcacttgTGAGGCAAgctaatcaaatgcaaattttgagttgttttcttatgtttgctggtagaattgcgttttaaattatgattatggatgataaatatttaataacattcatttggatttaattttgtttgataggtattttacatttgatatttgcttcgggttggtgtggtgaaaaatgttgtgtttcactcgggggcaaattttgtttaaccttcgtgctttgaaaccctcgcaacgctcaagattccattgaCCAACATGACatataaagacaaacgattattagctaattgaggcttatagcgcgtttatgaataagggggtatatcACGTTCAGTTTCGTATAAACGTTAACTTTTTAGCTTTTACGTAAGAATTTACAAATAAGTGCTTAAAGAGGCTAGACTGCTGGACTAACACAACATTAACAGTCGTTAGTTTGTTCCAGGTATGGGCTTAGGGTTTGTCCAGAACGCGTCGTTCGTAGCCATAAACAGCTACTTCAAACTGAAGAAAAGTCGTGCCGTGGGTCTGGCTAACGTGGGCACAGGTGTCGGACAGACTGTAATGCCCCATTTAGTGCGATACCTGCTGGAAAATTACGGATTCCAAGGCGCTTGCTTGCTGCTGTCCGGTTTGAGTTTAAACGGGGTAAATATTCTTTTATACTTTAAGTTGATATATGTATGTGAAAAATCCATTATTCGTATCACTGGGTACATTAATATGTAGCTATTTAATTCAATTCGACGACCGGTTTGGCCTATTAGGTAGTGACCCTgtctgtgaagccgatggtcccgggttcatatccgggaatttatttgtgtgatgaacacaaatatttgttcctgagtcaggggtgttttctatgtataaaagtatgtatttatctaaataaatatgtatatcgtcgtcgcctagcacccatattACAAGCTATCCTGAGCCTAGCTCatgggctaggttgatctgtgtaagatgtccccttaTATTTACGTATTTTATTGCTAAGTAATATTGAAAGTCGAATAATACCTATTGTAAATAGCCAGTACggaaaaataaaatgtgtttgtGTCTGTTTGTATTTTAGATTGGTGGAACACTTCTAATACAACCCGTAGAATGGCACATGAAAAAAGTAGAAGAGGACGTTATTTTAGATGAAAAGTTGCATTTATTACAAACTCAACATAAAGATATTGTCTTAAGGAAAGATTCTATCACAAGAAAAGAAATTTACAGCGGGCTGGGGCGCTCCACTGAATCGTCTCTAGGGAAAGAAAAGCAAACTGACGCGGATCAAAAGTTCAGCAGTAATAAAGAATTTACCAATGGCGTCAAGTCAACAGAAAACGGATTGAATGGTAAGTTTTCAAATATTGCAGACTAGGGTATTATAGCAAATAATTAATACACCATTTAGCAAGCCGTTAGAAGTTAAATAAATGCGTGAATAGGTATTTATTGAATATTAGTAAAATGAGAGCTATACGAAAGGTGTTCAAATACGAATCTACCGTATGAATCATAGAAGCAAATTAAATATATGCCAATCAATATACtttagtctgtatctttaggtatttaaataaaagtaaacaaaatctaccctgaAATGACTccagccagttgagggtagaaacattacatgatcaaataatgtaggttaaagtcaggtcgttcagtgacagatccagatgattttgtatttggttggataaccaataaatgtaataactaCCAGagaatgtacaaattatttgtttacttttatttaaatacctaaagatacagagtattaGCTATTAGGTTTATAAATGGTAGAGAGATTAGGTTTGATTGATAGTTGGCTTAACATATCGTAAACATACATAAGTACATTACTTATTACCAGGAAtacagataataataatattaggtaTATGTACATTGTTCTTCCCTTGTTTTTATGGAGGATTTACTGCTCACAAAGCTCCTTGAAAAATAATACAACGCTGCGGGTCGTTCAGATAaacattaacccccttattcataaaattttacgGGCTTGATTAggataaattatgttttatccctttcttataaatacataagtcaaaatgacagataaggacaaaagattattagctaattggggtttgtagcgcgtttatgaataagggggtaagtattttatattttttctttaatttccaGGGAATAACAATTCCGTCGCAGTATCGAAGCCAAAGAAGGGTTTAGTTAAGAAGTTGTATGATTTATTCGACATTTCTCTCTTATCGAGCCCTcgttttataaatataattatcggAACCTCACTGGCGGTAACTTCGATACAAAATTTCAGTATGCTGTATCCGTTCTTTTTACAGGTAAGAAATAATATATTTCGATATTTTTCCTGTTTTCCTTGTTCCCTTTTTAATTATCACACTATTTATACTTTATATTGCCTTACAATATTTTGTCTGCGTAGTATTGTTTAAAATACTATTTTGCTGCCTTTGCCACGTCCGCTCTCAATGACGCTGTGCTGAGATTGTCCCAGGTTTAAGGGCACAAGAGTCATCAGGATTCTTGCAGTTGTTACGTGCAAAGCCAGCCCGTTTGAACACCGTCGACAGGTTGGTCCTGACAAAAGCCCTATAGATGATGTGATTGAGGCAGACGTGGCGGGACAGGTGGCATATTATTTTGTGTAATACAGACAAAGGTGCCCAAGACTATATATAAAAGTTGCTTAGAGGCAGCGATGGAGAGAGCCTGCCTTGAGCATTGGCACCGAGACGAAGTCCAACAGCCAAAATTAGAATATTGGTGCTAGAACCAGAAACTAGATTCCCTGACAAAGGCAGTAAACTTGCCAATGATAAGTTAAAACATTGAATCGATTTAAATCTAATAATCTTAGACAGGAATATTAAtactcttcgagcaacaccggcttccgacacgtcagaagggaggggcccaagcgatatcttaccgtacaaatctttctgccattttt
This window encodes:
- the LOC134680005 gene encoding uncharacterized protein LOC134680005 isoform X2, which produces MGLGFVQNASFVAINSYFKLKKSRAVGLANVGTGVGQTVMPHLVRYLLENYGFQGACLLLSGLSLNGIGGTLLIQPVEWHMKKVEEDVILDEKLHLLQTQHKDIVLRKDSITRKEIYSGLGRSTESSLGKEKQTDADQKFSSNKEFTNGVKSTENGLNGNNNSVAVSKPKKGLVKKLYDLFDISLLSSPRFINIIIGTSLAVTSIQNFSMLYPFFLQKVADMDKQQTANCMSAVALADIAGRLILPVFQDKYRIKARWMLIMTSIWLIVVRQILAYQTNQMVLLAMSSIYGFGRSMVIVARNIAISEQVRMDQVPAAVGLGMLTMGIIVPPAGYFLGWIRDYTGSFVASITAQNLLLVVLLATWIPDMLLLRKKEKQKKKKEQELIRMT
- the LOC134680005 gene encoding monocarboxylate transporter 5 isoform X1, producing MTITEKNSLVPRVEKRVKLIPPDGGWGWMVLLGVAVCNIFNQSMLSLFSLLYGDHLEAMGHKTSGAAIVLSTMLFVTNFGGPIAGAVLKLTSPRMVSVTGACLCTSGIFLSGYSTNIYHLILTYGVLLGMGLGFVQNASFVAINSYFKLKKSRAVGLANVGTGVGQTVMPHLVRYLLENYGFQGACLLLSGLSLNGIGGTLLIQPVEWHMKKVEEDVILDEKLHLLQTQHKDIVLRKDSITRKEIYSGLGRSTESSLGKEKQTDADQKFSSNKEFTNGVKSTENGLNGNNNSVAVSKPKKGLVKKLYDLFDISLLSSPRFINIIIGTSLAVTSIQNFSMLYPFFLQKVADMDKQQTANCMSAVALADIAGRLILPVFQDKYRIKARWMLIMTSIWLIVVRQILAYQTNQMVLLAMSSIYGFGRSMVIVARNIAISEQVRMDQVPAAVGLGMLTMGIIVPPAGYFLGWIRDYTGSFVASITAQNLLLVVLLATWIPDMLLLRKKEKQKKKKEQELIRMT